In the Malaya genurostris strain Urasoe2022 chromosome 1, Malgen_1.1, whole genome shotgun sequence genome, one interval contains:
- the LOC131440455 gene encoding uncharacterized protein LOC131440455, with the protein MDTVQTSEENVAVHGQLDEKICRLCCLEDQQELSLIFPDGSSDESNKLLLKKIFECTTVQIINEGDDQNASICRGCVDKIDDFFTYREQCRENDDRIRQRSHNSPQIRIKQEKDLHLDISINEPNLACEDEFLLEESSQPRPASYSTTTVNEFQPGSENEPINKDGEDSLLQPMSSRSNNTPSQLNHTTDEITIKRETIVDDDDVYYNSDGEVADVSASAKSHYQPESAESQVGVPGSSGQKAQYRIVMNANNRERLVYQGYLYCRHFSRRDGSIHWRCRLGGCQAAVNLHLDGTITHANGNAHCHAQNGLDEDLGRSGPDEEVAVVDVDASCEQFGEEDISQEEMNDSEPVAVSADSLQIVPNKKKGETLVHLGFKYCKRYLKMDGSTFWKCRSNNNKCSAGVYVYPDSRVKYHGIHNHEKVVDGQEAELDNSMEDEVDQPYMIIEDVEDDDDQEEETEGYTDDMATLLTNSLEVMMPGDQKQVKKNYEITTNVKGRECLIYEGHQYSKDRERVDGAVFWRCRRNYDKCRAMAIVYRNGKVEKCGEHFHETDKRYLERQELGNGSKMYRITKNQRGNDALVFEGHRFSKEWSRVNGSIIWRCSYKSGICKMKVVLNADGFVHHMGSDHEHDHEKTEAPVTEEFVTDDVVEVTDDSLITPVRSQPKLVSQPALPTCPTFTPEQQAAGGYRIVKNRKGFEALVHDGYRYCKVRVRQDGSVKWLCKMNKKTCRAAVDLFPDGTVTKASEYDHNHERPTDMDTMEEEEDVDSSGFETTYPIDPEVFGNSQWYYVKNSKNGISMIHAGYRYTKKCDRVDGTSLWRCSASQRGCKAGVILFPNDTLAMVENAEHSHKPYESVKPTETESDGTETKKSDVIDISEPDETVDDSQITMHSLLQTVLGGDEVPWMGGETESEPASESVWFNSSTDRPYPRPTGPPNFRIIKNRRKTDSLVHRGYRYCKIRDRQDGSILWSCQMNKKTCKASVNLTTDGRVEVINGKHNHQQTDVDDIEEAPAVETVVDSGSDVELTVEEPAKPKPTSQPDKHPDYYYSMNKSNRECLIHKGYRFCKRNDRPDGSTVWRCSMGGNTCMVVVTIQADGTPEQNSIVHNHRPLDDLPPEIERAAKPTAAASVGSETNEVTVYNRQGDMLEWKGFHYRKIKELPDSCIIWICKVDSCRVAVKMLPNNQLKMLSESEHNHTAPGQLSSSSASAAPSKSTSNVSSPGTKQRSYRLFKNQRGQMTLLYKGFRYSIRNRNQDGSSTWKCRANASCRVIIHLMPDDRIVPGSGQVDHNHEPNWETPKSLDSAAQTRVNPLYDYLNIIPGSSSQPSQPQEAVPQKEDQTDTSQNAQSSPDSNSFGRNVIEHKGYYYRLVVRKKNGREYWRCVHFKNRACRAALFCRDNGAIVTSSNGKEHSHSGGANGKPLPSMAGSSNGYKVKADSSGLPLARSQAQPSPPEEVSLARGDEERYIDHGDYVIAKNRKDQNTLIFKDRRYYLSYNRSDGSAVWRCAHRKRYKCYAYVRLRPDGRLLSTGEHEHSHSLNNSEQTSTPEAKETKNYKIVKNRVGNDILIHDSHRFRLNYQRNDGTTHWRCVWARSNHCSAGVYLMNNGVLKNAANEAQIIHNHPPPGQVKKAVAGKVDSQLNEGQQTSSQSKSETDEQSRTIPEAEGITDYKFIEEGSNKILVCRGYRYWYTWIRKDGSIYYRCAEVKRLQCPMGTLLLSNGKLIRANEHPHNHNPTQLEPEEDFLGFPTEAKAVDVPQQEEKVVYYPPLPIPPDGDADYKIVKTSRGESLIYKGYRYWAKNRLANGIVSLCCTRKKMKKCPAMLRLLTNGRIIDPIGAGHTHPPNIEGGSATDTSMQLTPLSIAPVLPKPTVVKEPAKPKESQQSVAPKLPPLSFNEESEDDAEQGDESLIGSRRYVFMKSTSQRNFIVFEGFVYDFEHKQHDGCVFYRCKTNEACSASLMLLTNGRVMNLDDSLHIHEKPDLTNLRPVGRGSKEFKIVQNKNGSNILVHRGHRYTTPRAKTDGAGIWYCHTYVPTLNRRCYVPIELLPNGRVAPVSEKQHQHTAPFKTKQETQAAPVDDPKDNISPVKSEPSSEPEGKSDNRMLLLGGHRYNYAHKRDDDAILWKCAKSSCNASMYRLTDGQIVKGPDHNHEKMDTSDSAKSHKRKYVEVETKPNSSSPINPGDDSVATRTSKVDTFKKNPYIGKSITHEGYRYVYYLTRRDGSEHWRCCRRIPLKCRGGLFKQVDGTLSHSNDEGHTHPPETTDYEDTLPVTYTAPDETSQDSIDSAEHEESVTEPASYLDDEGSYDYELVDVKGKKRGFYLIHKGAMFVTGHTRRDRARYYRCRTVGCRVAMLLHRNGLLVRTNEHTHDCQNAVKTDEVERTDVEEHMDEQSEENSAKKLRLDESDVEEESMLETADVEPLDAPITNGSESAEVVVVEVKEEPVDAL; encoded by the exons TTTCAACCCGGGTCCGAAAATGAACCAATCAACAAAGATGGAGAAGATAGCTTGCTTCAACCCATGTCATCCCGGTCCAATAATACCCCCTCACAACTGAATCACACAACGGATGAG ATAACTATTAAACGTGAAACGATAGTGGATGATGACGATGTATACTACAACAGCGATGGCGAAGTTGCGGATGTATCGGCATCCGCCAAGTCACATTATCAGCCGGAATCAGCAGAGAGTCAGGTCGGAGTTCCCGGCAGCAGTGGACAGAAAGCCCAGTACCGTATTGTCATGAACGCGAATAATCGCGAACGATTGGTCTATCAGGGATATTTGTACTGTCGCCACTTCTCCAGACGTGATGGTTCGATTCATTGGAGATGTCGACTTGGTGGATGTCAGGCAGCAGTCAATTTACACTTGGACGGAACGATAACACATGCGAATGGTAATGCACATTGTCATGCCCAAAATGGGTTGGATGAAGATTTGGGACGCTCTGGTCCTGATGAAGAAGTAGCTGTCGTCGATGTTGATGCTTCTTGTGAACAGTTTGGAGAAGAAGATATATCACAAGAGGAAATGAACGATTCGGAACCAGTGGCGGTCAGTGCAGACAGTTTGCAAATAGTTCCAAACAAAAAGAAGGGGGAAACATTAGTGCATCTAGGATTCAAATACTGCAAACGTTATCTAAAGATGGATGGATCGACATTTTGGAAGTGTCGGTCCAACAACAATAAATGTTCCGCAGGCGTTTATGTGTATCCTGATTCGAGAGTCAAATACCATGGCATACACAATCATGAAAAAGTCGTGGATGGACAGGAGGCCGAACTGGACAACTCAATGGAAGATGAAGTTGACCAGCCTTATATGATCATTGAAGATGTAGAAGATGATGATGATCAGGAAGAAGAAACCGAAGGTTACACTGATGATATGGCGACTTTATTGACGAACAGTCTTGAAGTGATGATGCCTGGAGATCAAAAACAAGTgaagaaaaattatgaaatcacGACGAATGTTAAGGGCAGAGAGTGTTTAATCTATGAGGGCCATCAGTACAGCAAAGACAGAGAACGAGTTGATGGTGCAGTATTCTGGCGTTGTCGAAGAAATTATGACAAATGTCGGGCAATGGCTATTGTTTATCGAAATGGTAAAGTCGAGAAATGTGGCGAACATTTCCATGAAACTGATAAACGCTATCTGGAACGACAAGAGCTTGGCAATGGCAGCAAGATGTATCGTATAACAAAAAATCAAAGAG gtaATGACGCTCTGGTTTTCGAGGGTCATCGATTCAGCAAAGAATGGTCTCGTGTTAATGGTTCCATCATCTGGCGTTGTTCATATAAAAGTGGCATATGTAAGATGAAAGTTGTTCTTAACGCCGATGGATTTGTTCATCATATGGGATCTGATCATGAACACGATCACGAGAAAACGGAAGCACCAGTTACGGAAGAATTTGTTACTGACGACGTTGTTGAGGTAACTGATGATTCATTGATAACGCCGGTACGTAGCCAACCTAAATTGGTCAGTCAACCTGCGCTTCCTACATGTCCGACCTTCACCCCCGAGCAACAGGCAGCAGGTGGTTATCGTATAGTTAAGAATCGCAAAGGTTTCGAAGCATTGGTTCATGATGGGTATCGCTATTGTAAAGTGCGGGTTAGACAGGATGGTTCTGTCAAATGGCTAtgcaaaatgaataaaaaaacatgcCGAGCGGCAGTTGATTTGTTCCCTGATGGAACGGTTACCAAAGCCAGTGAGTATGACCATAACCATGAACGACCAACGGATATGGATACaatggaagaagaagaagatgttGATAGTTCCGGATTTGAAACAACTTATCCCATTGACCCGGAAGTATTTGGAAACAGCCAGTGGTATTATgtaaagaacagtaaaaacGGAATTAGTATGATTCACGCCGGCTACCGATACACTAAAAAGTGCGATCGTGTTGATGGAACATCACTCTGGCGCTGTTCCGCATCGCAGAGGGGATGTAAAGCGGGTGTTATTCTGTTCCCCAACGACACACTTGCTATGGTTGAAAATGCTGAACATTCGCATAAACCATACGAGAGCGTTAAACCGACGGAAACCGAAAGCGACGGGACGGAAACTAAAAAATCTGATGTAATTGATATCAGTGAACCGGATGAAACGGTGGATGATTCCCAGATAACCATGCATTCGTTGCTACAAACTGTGCTCGGTGGAGACGAAGTTCCCTGGATGGGCGGTGAAACGGAAAGTGAACCAGCATCTGAGTCCGTATGGTTCAATAGCTCCACTGACCGGCCTTACCCACGTCCAACTGGACCGCCTAATTTCCGAATTATCAAAAATCGACGTAAAACAGACAGTTTGGTTCATCGTGGGTACCGATATTGCAAAATACGAGACCGTCAGGACGGTTCAATTTTGTGGTCCTGTCAAAtgaacaagaaaacatgtaaAGCTTCCGTCAATTTGACAACAGACGGTCGTGTGGAAGTTATCAATGGAAAGCACAATCATCAGCAAACCGATGTAGACGATATCGAGGAGGCACCAGCAGTGGAAACTGTAGTGGATTCAGGCTCAGATGTTG AACTCACCGTGGAAGAACCAGCAAAACCAAAACCAACGAGTCAACCTGATAAGCACCCCGACTACTACTACAGTATGAATAAGAGCAATCGCGAATGTTTAATCCATAAGGGGTATCGTTTTTGTAAACGAAATGACCGCCCCGATGGATCGACGGTCTGGCGTTGTTCCATGGGAGGAAACACATGCATGGTGGTAGTTACGATTCAAGCGGATGGTACGCCAGAACAGAACTCCATCGTACACAACCATAGACCTTTGGACGATCTGCCACCAGAGATTGAGAGAGCAGCCAAACCAACAGCTGCGGCGTCTGTCGGAAGTGAGACGAATGAAGTTACAGTATACAATCGACAAGGGGACATGCTTgagtggaaaggatttcactatCGTAAAATCAAAGAACTACCGGATAGCTGTATAATATGGATTTGCAAAGTAGATAGCTGTCGGGTAGCTGTTAAAATGCTTCCGAACAATCAGCTGAAGATGCTGAGTGAATCAGAACATAATCATACAGCTCCAGGTCAGCTGTCGTCAAGTTCTGCCTCAGCTGCACCTAGCAAATCTACGTCCAACGTATCCTCTCCTGGAACCAAACAACGTAGTTATCGACTGTTCAAAAACCAACGAGGGCAAATGACACTTTTGTACAAAGGCTTCCGGTATTCCATACGCAATCGCAACCAAGATGGTAGCTCAACATGGAAATGTCGTGCTAATGCTAGTTGTCGTGTTATCATTCACTTAATGCCCGATGATCGCATCGTACCTGGCAGCGGTCAAGTAGATCATAACCATGAACCCAACTGGGAAACACCGAAAAGTCTGGATTCGGCTGCACAAACTCGTGTAAATCCTCTTTACGATTACTTGAATATTATACCAGGAAGCAGTTCACAGCCATCACAGCCGCAAGAAGCAGTTCCGCAAAAAGAAGATCAAACAGATACATCACAAAATGCACAATCATCTCCAGACTCCAACAGTTTCGGCCGGAACGTCATCGAACACAAGGGTTACTATTATCGGCTAGTGGTACGGAAGAAAAATGGTCGCGAGTATTGGCGATGTGTTCACTTTAAAAATCGTGCATGTCGTGCAGCTCTGTTCTGTCGAGATAACGGAGCGATTGTTACATCCAGCAATGGCAAGGAACATTCGCATAGTGGAGGAGCAAATGGAAAACCGTTACCTTCAATGGCTGGTTCTTCCAATGGA TACAAGGTTAAGGCTGATTCATCTGGTTTACCACTCGCGAGATCACAGGCTCAACCGTCGCCGCCGGAAGAAGTTTCGTTGGCTCGCGGAGATGAGGAACGCTACATTGATCACGGTGATTATGTGATCGCTAAAAATCGCAAGGATCAGAATACCCTGATCTTCAAAGATCGTCGATATTATCTATCATACAACCGAAGTGATGGGTCGGCTGTTTGGCGCTGTGCTCATCGTAAGCGCTACAAATGCTATGCATATGTTAGATTACGTCCCGACGGTCGTTTACTCAGCACAGGCGAACATGAACATTCACACTCGCTAAACAACTCTGAGCAAACGTCCACACCGGAGGCAAAGGaaactaaaaattataaaattgtaAAGAACCGTGTTGGAAATGATATCCTTATACATGATAGTCATCGATTCCGCTTAAACTACCAAAGAAATGATGGAACAACGCACTGGAGGTGTGTTTGGGCAAGAAGTAACCATTGTTCCGCCGGTGTTTACTTGATGAACAACGGTGTTCTCAAGAACGCTGCCAACGAGGCACAGATCATACACAATCATCCTCCACCGGGTCAGGTGAAGAAAGCAGTAGCTGGAAAAGTTGACTCACAATTGAATGAGGGACAACAGACGTCCTCTCAGTCGAAATCCGAGACAGATGAGCAAAGCCGGACGATACCAGAAGCCGAAGGCATAACAGATTACAAGTTCATTGAAGAAGGATCCAACAAGATACTTGTGTGTCGTGGTTACCGCTACTGGTACACTTGGATTCGCAAGGATGGCAGTATCTATTATCGATGCGCAGAAGTTAAGCGACTTCAATGCCCTATGGGCACCTTATTACTGTCTAATGGTAAACTTATACGTGCAAACGAACACCCTCACAATCATAATCCGACTCAATTAGAACCCGAGGAAGATTTTCTAGGATTTCCGACAGAAGCCAAAGCGGTAGATGTTCCACAGCAGGAGGAAAAAGTGGTGTATTATCCTCCGCTTCCGATTCCTCCTGATGGTGATGCCGACTACAAAATTGTAAAAACATCTCGTGGAGAATCCTTGATCTACAAAGGTTATCGGTACTGGGCCAAGAATCGACTTGCAAATGGAATTGTTTCACTATGTTGTAcgcgtaaaaaaatgaaaaaatgtccTGCGATGTTACGTTTACTAACAAACGGTAGAATAATTGACCCAATTGGTGCCGGTCATACACATCCACCGAATATCGAAGGTGGAAGCGCCACGGATACTTCTATGCAGCTAACTCCATTGTCAATAGCACCGGTATTACCAAAACCTACAGTTGTAAAGGAACCTGCGAAACCAAAAGAAAGTCAGCAATCAGTAGCACCTAAACTGCCTCCTTTATCGTTTAATGAAGAATCCGAGGACGACGCCGAGCAAGGTGACGAGTCGCTGATTGGTTCTAGAAG ATATGTCTTCATGAAAAGTACATCACAACGAAATTTCATCGTTTTCGAAGGATTCGTGTACGATTTCGAGCACAAGCAGCATGACGGTTGCGTTTTTTATCGCTGTAAAACTAATGAAGCTTGTTCAGCGTCGCTGATGTTGCTTACGAATGGTCGAGTAATGAATTTAGACGACTCGCTTCATATTCATGAAAAGCCCGATCTCACCAATCTAAGACCGGTCGGACGGGGATCCAAAGAGTTCAAGATTGTACAGAACaaaaatggcagcaacatattgGTACACCGAGGTCATCGATACACAACACCACGTGCAAAGACAGACGGTGCTGGCATCTGGTACTGTCACACATACGTGCCGACCCTCAACCGCCGTTGTTACGTTCCAATAGAATTACTTCCAAACGGTCGAGTGGCCCCTGTTAGTGAAAAACAACATCAACACACAGCTCCATTTAAAACGAAGCAAGAAACACAAGCAGCCCCAGTGGACGATCCGAAGGACAATATTAGCCCTGTTAAATCGGAGCCATCGAGTGAGCCTGAGGGTAAAAGTGACAACCGAATGTTACTGTTGGGAGGACACAGGTACAATTATGCTCATAAAAGAGACGACGATGCCATACTTTGGAAGTGTGCTAAAAGCTCATGTAATGCATCAATGTATCGGCTAACTGATGGTCAGATTGTAAAGGGTCCTGATCATAATCACGAAAAAATGGATACATCAGATTCCGCCAAAAGCCACAAGCGTAAATACGTTGAGGTTGAAACAAAGCCAAACAGTTCTAGTCCTATCAACCCCGGCGACGACTCTGTAGCAACCAGAACATCAAAGGTAGACACATTCAAAAAGAATCCTTATATTGGTAAATCAATTACCCACGAGGGCTATCGATATGTTTATTATTTGACTCGGCGAGATGGCTCCGAACATTGGCGTTGCTGTCGTCGCATCCCGCTAAAATGTAGAGGTGGTCTTTTCAAGCAAGTCGATGGTACACTGTCTCATTCAAATGATGAAGGTCATACGCACCCTCCAGAAACTACCGATTACGAAGACACGTTGCCGGTGACATATACTGCCCCTGATGAAACATCCCAAGATTCCATTGATTCTGCAGAACACGAGGAATCGGTTACCGAACCGGCATCTTATTTGGACGACGAGGGTTCCTACGATTACGAATTGGTGGACgtgaaaggcaaaaaacgaGGTTTTTACCTCATTCATAAAGGAGCTATGTTCGTTACCGGACATACGAGACGCGATCGGGCACGTTATTACAGATGCCGAACAGTAGGCTGTCGAGTGGCAATGCTGTTACATCGAAACGGATTACTTGTAAGGACAAATGAGCACACCCACGACTGTCAGAATGCAGTCAAGACTGATGAAGTCGAGAGAACTGATGTAGAAGAACATATGGATGAACAATCCGAAGAAAACAGCGCCAAAAAGTTACGGTTGGACGAATCCGATGTAGAAGAAGAATCAATGCTAGAAACAGCAGATGTTGAACCGCTCGATGCTCCAATAACTAATGGGAGTG AATCCGCAGAAGTTGTTGTGGTTGAAGTCAAGGAAGAACCCGTTGATGCACTGTAG